From one Phycodurus eques isolate BA_2022a chromosome 6, UOR_Pequ_1.1, whole genome shotgun sequence genomic stretch:
- the LOC133403514 gene encoding extracellular superoxide dismutase [Cu-Zn]-like has protein sequence MHQYRQKYIVGASLLFVLSVCQCALANTDTLAPAEVWQNNGTLYGACKMRPSSLLAEGLPKVYGQVLFKQDYPHGKLKVLLRFHGFPVGSEAEPRAVHIHQYGDLQQGCDSTGGHYNPRGVSHPNHPGDFGHFAPQQGKIHAVLESEAMLFGSLSVLGRAVVVHEKKDDFGLGGDAGSLLHGNAGRRLGCCVIGVTSPNLWNTYSRVINRCLRRV, from the exons ATGCATCAATACCG GCAAAAGTATATTGTGGGGGCGTCACTTCTGTTTGTGCTGTCCGTCTGTCAGTGTGCCTTAGCCAACACCGACACCTTGGCTCCAGCAGAGGTCTGGCAGAACAATGGCACTTTGTATGGAGCTTGTAAAATGAGACCAAGCTCCTTGCTGGCTGAGGGTTTGCCCAAAGTCTACGGCCAAGTGCTCTTTAAGCAGGATTATCCTCATGGAAAGCTCAAAGTCCTTCTCCGGTTCCATGGATTCCCCGTGGGGAGCGAGGCAGAGCCCAGGGCTGTGCACATTCATCAGTATGGAGACCTGCAGCAGGGGTGCGACTCCACCGGGGGCCACTACAACCCTCGAGGTGTCAGTCACCCCAACCACCCCGGAGATTTTGGACACTTTGCTCCCCAACAAGGGAAAATTCATGCAGTGTTGGAGTCTGAGGCCATGCTTTTTGGCAGTCTGTCTGTGCTGGGAAGAGCAGTGGTGGTTCATGAGAAGAAGGATGACTTTGGCCTTGGTGGGGACGCTGGCAGTCTGCTTCATGGAAATGCAGGACGCAGGCTCGGCTGCTGCGTTATTGGGGTTACCTCCCCCAATCTCTGGAATACGTACTCCAGGGTGATCAATAGGTGCCTGCGGCGGGTTTAA
- the LOC133403511 gene encoding ATP-dependent RNA helicase DHX15 isoform X1, protein MSKRHRLDLGDDYSSKKRSEGRDRDSDRDRGDHSRDRDRDRDRDRDRDRDRERDLKSSSAPPKIMPAVIPMPQLKQMAMQQQINPFTNLPHTPRYYEILKKRLQLPVWEYKENFTDIITRHQSFVLVGETGSGKTTQIPQWCVDMVRSIPGPKRAVACTQPRRVAAMSVAQRVADEMDVMLGQEVGYSIRFEDCSSAKTILKYMTDGMLLREAMNDPLLERYGVIILDEAHERTLATDILMGVLKEVVRQRADLKVIVMSATLDAGKFQVYFDSCPLLTIPGRTHPVEIFYTPEPERDYLEAAIRTVIQIHMCEEDEGDCLLFLTGQEEIDEACKRIKREVDDLGPEVGDIKIIPLYSTLPPQQQQRIFEPPPPRKANGAIGRKVVVSTNIAETSLTIDGVVFVIDPGFAKQKVYNPRIRVESLLVTAISKASAQQRAGRAGRTRPGKCFRLYTEKAYKTEMQDNTYPEILRSNLGSVVLQLKKLGIDDLVHFDFMDPPAPETLMRALELLNYLAALNDDGDLTELGSMMAEFPLDPQLAKMVIASCEFNCSNEILSITAMLSVPQCFVRPTEAKKAADESKMRFAHIDGDHLTLLNVYHAFKQNHEANQWCYDNFVNYRSLMSADNVRQQLSRIMDRFNLPRRSTEFTSRDYYINIRRALCTGFFMQVAHLERTGHYLTVKDNQVVQLHPSTVLDHKPEWVLYNEFVLTTKNYIRTCTDIKPEWLVKIAPQYYEMSNFPQCEAKRQLERIVAKLESKEYSQY, encoded by the exons ATGTCCAAAAGACATCGTTTGGATTTGGGCGATGACTACTCCAGTAAGAAGAGGTCTGAAGG GCGTGACAGAGACTCGGATCGAGACCGGGGGGATCATtccagagacagagacagagaccgGGATCGAGACCGCGACAGGGACCGAGACCGCGAAAGAGATCTGAAGTCTTCAAGCGCACCACCTAAAATCATGCCGGCTGTCATCCCCATGCCTCAGCTGAAGCAGATGGCCATGCAGCAGCAGATCAATCCGTTCACCAACCTGCCGCACACGCCCCGCTATTATGAAATTCTGAAGAAAAGGTTACAGCTTCCCGTGTGGGAGTACAAGGAAAACTTCACTGACATCATTACACGCCATCAGAGCTTTGTCCTTGTAGGAGAGACTGGCTCTGGGAAGACGACACAA ATCCCTCAGTGGTGTGTCGACATGGTGAGGAGCATTCCTGGTCCGAAGAGGGCGGTTGCCTGTACTCAGCCAAGGAGAGTGGCAGCCATGAGCGTGGCGCAAAGAGTGGCAGATGAAATGGACGTGATGCTCGGACAGGAAGTGGGCTACTCCATCCGATTTGAAGACTGTAGTTCTGCCAAAACAATACTGAA GTACATGACAGATGGTATGTTGTTGAGAGAGGCGATGAATGACCCTCTTCTGGAGCGATATGGAGTGATTATTCTGGACGAGGCCCACGAGCGAACACTAGCCACCGATATTCTAATGGGAGTGCTGAAGGAGGTGGTGCGTCAACGAGCAGATCTAAAG GTGATAGTTATGAGCGCCACACTGGATGCAGGGAAGTTCCAGGTGTACTTTGACAGTTGCCCCCTGCTGACAATTCCTGGCCGCACGCACCCGGTAGAGATCTTCTACACGCCCGAGCCGGAGCGAGACTACCTCGAAGCCGCCATTCGCACAGTCATCCAGATTCACATGTGTGAGGAAGATGAGGGGGATTGTCTTCTCTTCCTCACTGGTCAAGAG GAAATTGATGAAGCGTGCAAACGGATCAAGCGTGAGGTGGATGACCTTGGGCCTGAAGTTGGAGACATCAAAATCATTCCACTGTATTCAACGTTGCCACCACAGCAGCAGCAAAGGATCTTTGAGCCACCACCTCCACGGAAAGCTAATGGTGCAATAGGAAGAAAG gttGTGGTGTCAACAAATATTGCTGAGACCTCTCTAACAATTGACGGTGTGGTCTTTGTCATTGATCCTGGCTTTGCCAAACAGAAG GTATACAACCCTCGCATCAGAGTGGAATCGCTGCTGGTCACCGCCATCAGTAAAGCGTCTGCCCAGCAGAGGGCAGGACGAGCCGGCAGAACCCGGCCAGGGAAATGTTTCCGCCTGTATACAGAAAAAGCCTACAAAACAGAGATGCAG GATAACACATACCCAGAAATCCTGCGATCCAACTTGGGGTCTGTGGTGCTGCAATTGAAGAAGTTGGGCATCGACGACCTTGTGCACTTTGACTTCATGGATCCACCAG CTCCTGAGACCCTGATGAGAGCCTTGGAGCTACTCAACTACTTGGCCGCGCTCAACGACGATGGCGACCTGACCGAGCTGGGCTCTATGATGGCAGAGTTCCCCCTCGACCCCCAGTTGGCCAAGATGGTCATCGCGAGCTGCGAGTTCAACTGCTCCAACGAGATCCTTTCCATCACTGCCATGCTGTCAG TCCCACAGTGTTTTGTGCGCCCCACGGAGGCAAAGAAGGCTGCCGATGAGTCCAAGATGAGGTTCGCCCACATCGACGGCGACCACTTGACTCTACTCAATGTCTACCATGCCTTCAAGCAAA ATCACGAGGCGAACCAGTGGTGCTATGACAACTTTGTCAACTATCGTTCGCTGATGTCCGCCGACAACGTACGGCAGCAGCTGTCCAGGATTATGGACCGCTTCAACCTGCCCCGCCGGAGCACAGAGTTTACCAGTCGAGACTACTACATCAACATCCGCAGGGCACTATGCACCGGGTTCTTCATGCAG GTGGCCCATCTGGAACGAACCGGTCATTACCTCACAGTTAAAGACAACCAAGTGGTCCAACTGCACCCATCCACAGTTTTGGACCACAAGCCCGAATGGGTGCTCTACAACGAATTTGTCCTCACCACCAAAAACTACATTCGTACTTGCACAGACATCAAACCAGAGTG GCTGGTGAAGATCGCCCCCCAGTACTATGAGATGAGTAACTTCCCGCAATGTGAAGCTAAACGACAGCTGGAGCGAATCGTTGCCAAACTCGAGAGCAAAGAGTATTCCCAGTACTAA
- the LOC133403511 gene encoding ATP-dependent RNA helicase DHX15 isoform X2 yields the protein MPAVIPMPQLKQMAMQQQINPFTNLPHTPRYYEILKKRLQLPVWEYKENFTDIITRHQSFVLVGETGSGKTTQIPQWCVDMVRSIPGPKRAVACTQPRRVAAMSVAQRVADEMDVMLGQEVGYSIRFEDCSSAKTILKYMTDGMLLREAMNDPLLERYGVIILDEAHERTLATDILMGVLKEVVRQRADLKVIVMSATLDAGKFQVYFDSCPLLTIPGRTHPVEIFYTPEPERDYLEAAIRTVIQIHMCEEDEGDCLLFLTGQEEIDEACKRIKREVDDLGPEVGDIKIIPLYSTLPPQQQQRIFEPPPPRKANGAIGRKVVVSTNIAETSLTIDGVVFVIDPGFAKQKVYNPRIRVESLLVTAISKASAQQRAGRAGRTRPGKCFRLYTEKAYKTEMQDNTYPEILRSNLGSVVLQLKKLGIDDLVHFDFMDPPAPETLMRALELLNYLAALNDDGDLTELGSMMAEFPLDPQLAKMVIASCEFNCSNEILSITAMLSVPQCFVRPTEAKKAADESKMRFAHIDGDHLTLLNVYHAFKQNHEANQWCYDNFVNYRSLMSADNVRQQLSRIMDRFNLPRRSTEFTSRDYYINIRRALCTGFFMQVAHLERTGHYLTVKDNQVVQLHPSTVLDHKPEWVLYNEFVLTTKNYIRTCTDIKPEWLVKIAPQYYEMSNFPQCEAKRQLERIVAKLESKEYSQY from the exons ATGCCGGCTGTCATCCCCATGCCTCAGCTGAAGCAGATGGCCATGCAGCAGCAGATCAATCCGTTCACCAACCTGCCGCACACGCCCCGCTATTATGAAATTCTGAAGAAAAGGTTACAGCTTCCCGTGTGGGAGTACAAGGAAAACTTCACTGACATCATTACACGCCATCAGAGCTTTGTCCTTGTAGGAGAGACTGGCTCTGGGAAGACGACACAA ATCCCTCAGTGGTGTGTCGACATGGTGAGGAGCATTCCTGGTCCGAAGAGGGCGGTTGCCTGTACTCAGCCAAGGAGAGTGGCAGCCATGAGCGTGGCGCAAAGAGTGGCAGATGAAATGGACGTGATGCTCGGACAGGAAGTGGGCTACTCCATCCGATTTGAAGACTGTAGTTCTGCCAAAACAATACTGAA GTACATGACAGATGGTATGTTGTTGAGAGAGGCGATGAATGACCCTCTTCTGGAGCGATATGGAGTGATTATTCTGGACGAGGCCCACGAGCGAACACTAGCCACCGATATTCTAATGGGAGTGCTGAAGGAGGTGGTGCGTCAACGAGCAGATCTAAAG GTGATAGTTATGAGCGCCACACTGGATGCAGGGAAGTTCCAGGTGTACTTTGACAGTTGCCCCCTGCTGACAATTCCTGGCCGCACGCACCCGGTAGAGATCTTCTACACGCCCGAGCCGGAGCGAGACTACCTCGAAGCCGCCATTCGCACAGTCATCCAGATTCACATGTGTGAGGAAGATGAGGGGGATTGTCTTCTCTTCCTCACTGGTCAAGAG GAAATTGATGAAGCGTGCAAACGGATCAAGCGTGAGGTGGATGACCTTGGGCCTGAAGTTGGAGACATCAAAATCATTCCACTGTATTCAACGTTGCCACCACAGCAGCAGCAAAGGATCTTTGAGCCACCACCTCCACGGAAAGCTAATGGTGCAATAGGAAGAAAG gttGTGGTGTCAACAAATATTGCTGAGACCTCTCTAACAATTGACGGTGTGGTCTTTGTCATTGATCCTGGCTTTGCCAAACAGAAG GTATACAACCCTCGCATCAGAGTGGAATCGCTGCTGGTCACCGCCATCAGTAAAGCGTCTGCCCAGCAGAGGGCAGGACGAGCCGGCAGAACCCGGCCAGGGAAATGTTTCCGCCTGTATACAGAAAAAGCCTACAAAACAGAGATGCAG GATAACACATACCCAGAAATCCTGCGATCCAACTTGGGGTCTGTGGTGCTGCAATTGAAGAAGTTGGGCATCGACGACCTTGTGCACTTTGACTTCATGGATCCACCAG CTCCTGAGACCCTGATGAGAGCCTTGGAGCTACTCAACTACTTGGCCGCGCTCAACGACGATGGCGACCTGACCGAGCTGGGCTCTATGATGGCAGAGTTCCCCCTCGACCCCCAGTTGGCCAAGATGGTCATCGCGAGCTGCGAGTTCAACTGCTCCAACGAGATCCTTTCCATCACTGCCATGCTGTCAG TCCCACAGTGTTTTGTGCGCCCCACGGAGGCAAAGAAGGCTGCCGATGAGTCCAAGATGAGGTTCGCCCACATCGACGGCGACCACTTGACTCTACTCAATGTCTACCATGCCTTCAAGCAAA ATCACGAGGCGAACCAGTGGTGCTATGACAACTTTGTCAACTATCGTTCGCTGATGTCCGCCGACAACGTACGGCAGCAGCTGTCCAGGATTATGGACCGCTTCAACCTGCCCCGCCGGAGCACAGAGTTTACCAGTCGAGACTACTACATCAACATCCGCAGGGCACTATGCACCGGGTTCTTCATGCAG GTGGCCCATCTGGAACGAACCGGTCATTACCTCACAGTTAAAGACAACCAAGTGGTCCAACTGCACCCATCCACAGTTTTGGACCACAAGCCCGAATGGGTGCTCTACAACGAATTTGTCCTCACCACCAAAAACTACATTCGTACTTGCACAGACATCAAACCAGAGTG GCTGGTGAAGATCGCCCCCCAGTACTATGAGATGAGTAACTTCCCGCAATGTGAAGCTAAACGACAGCTGGAGCGAATCGTTGCCAAACTCGAGAGCAAAGAGTATTCCCAGTACTAA